In a genomic window of Nitratireductor basaltis:
- a CDS encoding SDR family oxidoreductase, with translation MSTDKVAAIIGGGSGMGAAAARKLAENGYRVAVMSSSGKGEALGKELGGFGFTGSNRDPEALKAFIDGTMERYGRIDALVNGAGHGPKGPVLEISDDEWHEGMEVYLLNVIRATRLVTPIMQAQKAGSIVNISTYALFEPEEMFPTSGVFRAGLAGFTKLFCDKYAGDNLRMNNVLPGFIDSLPEKEERRSRIPMGRYGTAEEVAELILFLASEKSSYITGQNIRIDGGITRSV, from the coding sequence ATGAGCACGGACAAGGTCGCAGCAATCATCGGCGGCGGCAGCGGCATGGGCGCGGCGGCGGCGCGCAAATTGGCCGAAAACGGCTATCGGGTCGCCGTCATGTCATCGTCGGGCAAAGGCGAGGCGCTGGGCAAGGAACTTGGCGGCTTCGGCTTCACCGGCTCCAACCGTGACCCGGAAGCGCTGAAAGCCTTCATTGACGGCACGATGGAGCGCTATGGCCGGATCGACGCGCTGGTGAATGGTGCGGGCCATGGGCCGAAGGGGCCGGTGCTGGAGATCTCCGACGACGAGTGGCACGAGGGGATGGAGGTCTATCTCCTCAATGTCATTCGCGCCACACGGCTCGTCACGCCGATCATGCAGGCGCAGAAGGCGGGCTCGATCGTCAACATCTCCACCTATGCGCTGTTCGAACCGGAGGAGATGTTCCCGACATCGGGCGTCTTCCGCGCGGGGCTTGCCGGCTTCACCAAGCTTTTCTGCGACAAATATGCGGGCGACAATCTGCGCATGAACAATGTGCTGCCGGGCTTCATCGACTCTCTTCCGGAAAAGGAAGAGCGCCGCTCGCGCATTCCCATGGGCCGCTATGGCACGGCGGAAGAGGTGGCCGAGCTGATCCTGTTTCTGGCCTCGGAGAAATCCTCCTACATCACCGGGCAGAATATCCGCATCGATGGCGGCATCACGAGGTCTGTCTGA
- the cmk gene encoding (d)CMP kinase yields the protein MAGAEKPLAIAIDGPAASGKGTLSRRLAAEFGLRHLDTGLTYRGVAKALIDQGLPLDDEDIAEKAALELDLGGLDRTVLAEHGIGEAASRVAVMPRVRRALVEKQKQFAAAMPGAVLDGRDIGTVVCPDAPVKLYVTASAEVRAERRFREIVSNGGEATYEQVLEDVKRRDARDMGRADSPLRPAPDAHLLDTSEMDIETAFLEARAFVEKALADGND from the coding sequence ATGGCGGGAGCAGAAAAGCCACTCGCCATTGCCATTGACGGGCCTGCGGCTTCCGGCAAGGGCACGCTTTCGCGAAGGCTTGCGGCGGAATTCGGCCTGCGGCATCTCGATACCGGGCTGACCTATCGCGGCGTTGCCAAGGCGCTCATCGACCAGGGCCTGCCGCTTGATGACGAGGACATTGCCGAGAAGGCCGCTCTTGAACTTGATCTGGGCGGGCTTGATCGCACCGTCCTTGCCGAGCACGGGATTGGCGAGGCGGCATCCAGGGTGGCAGTCATGCCGCGGGTGCGCCGGGCGCTGGTGGAGAAGCAGAAGCAGTTTGCCGCAGCCATGCCGGGCGCTGTTCTGGATGGGCGCGACATCGGCACCGTGGTGTGCCCCGATGCGCCGGTGAAGCTTTACGTGACGGCCAGTGCCGAAGTGCGCGCCGAACGCCGTTTCAGGGAGATCGTCTCCAATGGCGGTGAGGCGACCTATGAGCAGGTTCTGGAGGATGTGAAGCGGCGTGATGCGCGTGACATGGGGCGCGCGGACAGCCCTTTGCGGCCCGCACCCGACGCGCACTTGCTAGATACGAGCGAAATGGATATAGAAACGGCGTTTCTTGAAGCACGCGCATTCGTTGAGAAGGCACTGGCTGACGGAAACGACTGA
- the rpsA gene encoding 30S ribosomal protein S1, which translates to MSEFNPSRDDFASLLEESFSANEAVEGTVVKGTVTAIEKDMAIIDVGLKVEGRVPLKEFGAKAKDGEMKVGDQVEVYVERIENALGEAMLSREKARREESWVKLEVKFNNGERVEGVIFNQVKGGFTVDLDGAVAFLPRSQVDIRPIRDVSPLMHTPQPFEILKMDKRRGNIVVSRRTVLEESRAEQRSEIVQNLEEGQVVEGVVKNITDYGAFVDLGGIDGLLHVTDMAWRRVNHPTEILNIGQTVKVQIIRINQETHRISLGMKQLEADPWEGIGGKYPLGKKVAGRVTNITDYGAFVELEPGIEGLIHVSEMSWTKKNVHPGKILSTTQEVEVVVLEVDPVKRRISLGLKQTLENPWEAFARNHPSGSVVEGEVKNKTEFGLFIGLEGDVDGMVHLSDLDWTRPGEQVIEEYNRGDMVKAQVLDVDVEKERISLGIKQLGPDAVGDAVASGDLRKGAVVTCEVTEVKDGGLEVRLVDHEVESFIKRSDLSRDRDEQRPERFSVGQRVDARVTMFDKKTRKLNVSIKALEIAEEKEAVAQFGSTDSGASLGDILGAALKNKGGDDE; encoded by the coding sequence ATGTCAGAATTCAATCCGTCCCGCGACGATTTCGCGAGCCTGCTCGAAGAGTCGTTCTCCGCGAACGAGGCTGTCGAGGGTACCGTCGTCAAGGGCACCGTTACGGCCATCGAAAAGGACATGGCCATCATCGATGTGGGTCTCAAGGTCGAAGGCCGCGTGCCGCTGAAGGAATTCGGCGCCAAGGCAAAAGACGGCGAGATGAAGGTCGGCGACCAGGTCGAGGTCTATGTCGAGCGCATCGAGAACGCACTTGGCGAAGCCATGCTGTCGCGCGAGAAGGCTCGCCGCGAAGAGAGCTGGGTCAAGCTGGAAGTCAAGTTCAACAATGGCGAGCGCGTCGAAGGCGTCATCTTCAACCAGGTCAAGGGTGGCTTCACCGTCGATCTGGATGGTGCCGTGGCCTTCCTGCCGCGCAGCCAGGTGGACATCCGTCCGATCCGCGACGTTTCCCCGCTGATGCACACGCCGCAGCCGTTCGAAATCCTCAAGATGGACAAGCGCCGCGGCAATATCGTCGTTTCGCGCCGTACCGTTCTTGAAGAGAGCCGTGCAGAGCAGCGCTCCGAGATCGTCCAGAACCTCGAAGAGGGTCAGGTGGTCGAGGGTGTCGTCAAGAACATCACCGATTACGGAGCGTTCGTTGACCTCGGCGGCATTGACGGCCTGCTGCATGTCACCGACATGGCATGGCGCCGCGTGAACCACCCGACGGAGATCCTGAATATCGGCCAGACGGTCAAGGTTCAGATCATCCGCATCAACCAGGAAACGCACCGCATCTCGCTGGGTATGAAGCAGCTCGAGGCCGACCCGTGGGAAGGCATTGGCGGCAAGTACCCGCTTGGCAAGAAGGTTGCCGGCCGCGTGACCAACATCACCGACTACGGCGCATTCGTCGAGCTGGAGCCGGGCATCGAAGGCCTGATCCACGTTTCGGAAATGTCCTGGACGAAGAAGAACGTTCACCCCGGCAAGATCCTGTCCACCACGCAGGAAGTCGAAGTGGTCGTTCTGGAAGTCGATCCGGTCAAGCGCCGCATCTCGCTCGGTCTCAAGCAGACGCTGGAGAATCCGTGGGAGGCATTCGCCCGCAACCATCCGTCCGGCTCCGTCGTCGAAGGCGAAGTCAAGAACAAGACCGAGTTTGGTCTGTTCATCGGCCTGGAAGGCGATGTCGACGGCATGGTGCACCTCTCCGACCTCGACTGGACGCGTCCGGGCGAGCAGGTCATCGAGGAGTACAATCGCGGCGACATGGTGAAGGCGCAGGTTCTCGACGTCGATGTCGAGAAGGAGCGCATTTCGCTGGGCATCAAGCAGCTTGGTCCTGACGCGGTTGGCGATGCGGTTGCATCGGGCGACCTGCGCAAGGGTGCTGTCGTGACCTGTGAAGTGACCGAAGTGAAGGACGGCGGCCTCGAAGTCCGTCTCGTCGATCACGAAGTCGAAAGCTTCATCAAGCGTTCCGACCTGTCGCGTGACCGTGACGAGCAGCGCCCGGAGCGTTTCTCCGTCGGCCAGCGCGTGGACGCCCGCGTCACCATGTTCGACAAGAAGACGCGCAAGCTCAACGTCTCCATCAAGGCGCTTGAGATCGCGGAAGAGAAGGAAGCCGTCGCACAGTTCGGCTCCACCGATTCCGGCGCATCGCTTGGCGACATCCTTGGCGCAGCGCTCAAGAACAAGGGCGGCGACGACGAGTAA
- a CDS encoding VOC family protein codes for MKQKANGIGGIFFRARNPQKLGEWYREHLGVGGECEGVWQQESGYTVFAPFPADTDYFGRDTQQFMLNFRVGDLDAMIAQLKAAGIEVETRAEWDSEVGRFARVVDPEGNPVELWEPAVG; via the coding sequence ATGAAACAGAAAGCCAATGGCATCGGCGGCATCTTCTTCCGCGCCCGCAACCCGCAGAAGCTTGGGGAGTGGTACCGCGAGCATCTGGGCGTCGGCGGCGAGTGCGAGGGCGTTTGGCAGCAGGAAAGCGGCTACACCGTCTTCGCCCCCTTCCCCGCCGACACCGACTATTTCGGCCGCGACACCCAGCAATTCATGCTCAATTTCCGCGTGGGCGACCTCGATGCCATGATCGCCCAGCTGAAAGCAGCCGGCATTGAAGTGGAAACGCGGGCGGAATGGGATTCAGAAGTCGGCCGCTTTGCACGCGTGGTAGACCCCGAGGGCAACCCGGTGGAGCTTTGGGAGCCTGCGGTGGGGTGA
- a CDS encoding type II toxin-antitoxin system VapC family toxin — translation MLFIDASVVVAILAGEDDAEALMARLEREEGPFGISPIVRMEATLSLARRIATARKRVTATPEDIETATTLVDQFTTDLELTEIAITAEIGRKALAAAGRYGKLVNHPAKLNLGDCLAYACAQELGARLAFKGNDFVETDLGW, via the coding sequence ATGCTCTTCATCGACGCATCGGTGGTTGTTGCCATTCTGGCTGGCGAAGATGATGCAGAGGCGCTTATGGCGCGGCTGGAGCGCGAAGAAGGTCCCTTCGGCATCTCACCCATCGTGCGCATGGAAGCCACCCTCTCGCTTGCCCGCCGGATCGCAACGGCAAGAAAGCGCGTGACCGCGACTCCGGAAGACATAGAGACTGCCACTACGCTGGTCGATCAATTCACCACCGACCTCGAACTAACCGAAATCGCAATCACTGCCGAGATAGGTCGAAAAGCCCTCGCCGCCGCAGGGCGCTATGGCAAGCTCGTCAATCATCCCGCGAAACTGAACCTCGGCGACTGCCTGGCCTATGCCTGTGCGCAGGAACTGGGTGCGAGGCTGGCTTTCAAGGGAAACGATTTTGTTGAGACGGATTTGGGGTGGTGA
- a CDS encoding type II toxin-antitoxin system VapB family antitoxin, which produces MPLYIKDPEVDKLAEELVGLTKTTKSEAVKRALKHEISQQKRRLPMRERLAKSLAMAQEAGPFAPGDHAQETDELWDDVD; this is translated from the coding sequence ATGCCCCTCTACATCAAGGACCCGGAAGTCGACAAGCTCGCCGAAGAACTGGTTGGACTGACCAAGACCACCAAATCCGAAGCGGTAAAGCGCGCGCTGAAACACGAAATCAGCCAGCAAAAACGCCGCCTGCCCATGCGCGAGCGACTGGCAAAATCACTGGCAATGGCGCAGGAGGCGGGACCTTTTGCGCCGGGTGATCATGCGCAGGAGACGGATGAGCTTTGGGATGACGTTGACTGA
- a CDS encoding SlyX family protein, with protein sequence MTTDRIEQLEMLAAEQEKTIEELSTQLTEQWKTIDALQKKLDRLTERFLTLEEQVAPDVPVTKPPHW encoded by the coding sequence ATGACCACCGACCGTATCGAACAACTCGAAATGCTCGCCGCCGAGCAGGAAAAGACCATAGAGGAACTTTCCACCCAGCTCACCGAGCAATGGAAAACCATCGACGCCCTGCAGAAGAAACTCGACCGCCTGACCGAGCGCTTTCTGACGCTGGAAGAACAGGTGGCGCCGGATGTGCCCGTGACGAAGCCACCGCATTGGTGA
- a CDS encoding acyl-CoA thioesterase, with translation MSESRPEPSTRAEYRAFRTIPTRWMDNDAYGHMNNVVHYSLFDTAVNGWLIENNLLDINNSAGIGLVVETGCRYFSEMAFPDIITAGLRVAHLGKSSVRYEIALFRNEEKKASAEGFFVHVYVNRKTRKAAPMGPALRAALESLQK, from the coding sequence ATGAGCGAAAGCCGCCCTGAGCCTTCCACCCGCGCGGAATATCGCGCTTTTCGCACCATCCCCACGCGCTGGATGGACAATGACGCCTATGGCCACATGAACAATGTGGTCCACTATTCGCTCTTCGACACGGCGGTGAATGGCTGGCTGATCGAAAACAACCTGCTCGACATAAACAACAGCGCCGGGATCGGCCTGGTGGTCGAGACAGGCTGCCGCTATTTCTCGGAAATGGCCTTTCCCGACATCATCACCGCTGGCCTGCGCGTTGCACATCTGGGCAAAAGCTCCGTGCGCTACGAAATCGCGCTCTTCCGCAACGAGGAGAAAAAAGCCTCAGCCGAAGGCTTCTTCGTCCATGTCTATGTGAACCGAAAAACCCGCAAGGCTGCACCAATGGGCCCGGCCCTGCGCGCAGCACTCGAAAGCCTGCAAAAATGA
- a CDS encoding iron-containing alcohol dehydrogenase codes for MKISSSPFVFNTTPSIVFEAGAATRLGAISVSRLGTRVLLVTDPGLRKLGLADSAIKSLEEAGAKVTIFDEVEADPSRETLERAVDAGRKAQVTGVVGFGGGSSLDVAKLASLLLGSNEDLDDAWGVGQARGPRLPLVLVPTTAGTGSEVTPVSIITVGAEEKRGVSSPVILPDIAILDARLTLGLPPAITAATGVDAMVHAIEAYASKSANNNPLSKMLARQALQLLGANIETAVFDGGNEEARGAMLLGSMLAGQAFANSPVAAVHALAYPIGGTFHVPHGLSNALVLPHVLRFNAPDAAHLYAEIARDAFPNLGEGEGAQALCSAFIEELAALSKRLEMPTRLREVGIGEVHLPKLASDAMKQQRLLVNNPREVREDDAAAIYRAAW; via the coding sequence ATGAAGATTTCGTCCTCACCCTTCGTCTTCAATACCACGCCCTCTATCGTCTTCGAGGCGGGCGCGGCAACCCGTCTTGGCGCGATAAGTGTTTCACGGCTGGGCACACGTGTCCTTCTGGTCACGGATCCCGGCCTGCGAAAGCTGGGTCTCGCCGATTCCGCGATCAAATCGCTCGAAGAAGCGGGCGCAAAAGTCACCATTTTCGACGAGGTGGAGGCCGATCCCTCCCGTGAAACATTAGAGCGCGCGGTGGACGCCGGGCGAAAGGCCCAAGTCACCGGCGTTGTCGGCTTCGGCGGCGGTTCATCGCTCGATGTGGCAAAGCTTGCAAGCCTGCTTCTGGGCTCGAATGAAGACCTCGACGACGCATGGGGTGTGGGACAGGCCAGGGGCCCCCGTCTGCCGCTGGTTCTGGTGCCCACCACCGCCGGAACGGGTTCGGAAGTCACACCTGTCTCCATCATCACCGTGGGTGCGGAGGAAAAGCGCGGCGTCTCAAGCCCCGTGATCCTGCCGGATATCGCAATTCTCGATGCGCGCCTCACCCTTGGCCTGCCGCCGGCAATCACCGCGGCCACGGGCGTGGATGCCATGGTGCACGCCATCGAGGCCTATGCCTCGAAATCCGCCAACAACAATCCGCTGTCGAAAATGCTCGCCCGCCAGGCGCTTCAGCTTCTGGGCGCGAATATCGAGACGGCCGTGTTTGACGGCGGCAATGAGGAAGCACGCGGCGCGATGCTGCTCGGCTCCATGCTGGCCGGACAGGCCTTTGCCAATTCGCCCGTCGCCGCCGTGCATGCGCTGGCCTATCCGATTGGCGGCACATTCCACGTGCCCCACGGATTGTCGAATGCGCTTGTGCTGCCTCATGTGCTGCGCTTCAACGCGCCCGATGCCGCGCATCTTTATGCCGAGATCGCCCGCGATGCCTTCCCTAATCTGGGCGAAGGCGAGGGCGCGCAGGCGCTCTGCTCCGCCTTCATCGAGGAGCTTGCGGCCCTCTCCAAACGGCTGGAAATGCCAACCCGCCTGCGCGAGGTCGGCATTGGCGAGGTGCATCTGCCAAAACTTGCCAGCGACGCGATGAAACAGCAGCGCCTGCTCGTCAACAATCCGCGCGAGGTGCGCGAGGACGATGCGGCCGCCATATACCGCGCGGCATGGTGA
- a CDS encoding ABC transporter ATP-binding protein, which translates to MAEAAIELKGISKSFGAVRANRDIDLKVEAGTIHGIIGENGAGKSTLMSILYGFYQADSGRIFIGGREVKITSSSDAIQKGIGMVHQHFMLVHNFTVLENVILGAEDAPLLNRSIANARSELERLERDYGLEVDPDAIVEELPVGLQQRVEILKALYRGADILILDEPTGVLTPAEADHLFRILRQLKDEGKTVILITHKLREIMAVTDNVSVMRQGQMVATRKTQETSVEELAELMVGRRVLLQVEKGEAKPGEVLLSVKNLTVRDSRGVTMVENVSFDVRAGEIVGIAGVAGNGQTELLDTITGIRKAENGTVTLDGAPVDLTGEADPADLRQRGMAHVPEDRHHVGLVLAFEENENAMLGYHGQEKYRKGMLLDIKAMREDAVEKIEKYDIRPPDPRLKTANFSGGNQQKIVLAREIEQDPKVLIVGQPTRGVDVGAIEFIHKRLIEMRDAGKAVVLVSVELDEIRSLSDRILVMFAGRIVGERGPEATEGELGLLMAGVEEKEAAE; encoded by the coding sequence ATGGCGGAAGCCGCAATCGAGCTCAAGGGCATTTCGAAGAGTTTCGGCGCCGTGCGCGCCAATCGCGACATCGACCTGAAGGTCGAGGCGGGAACGATCCACGGGATCATCGGCGAGAACGGCGCTGGCAAATCCACGCTGATGTCGATCCTCTACGGCTTCTACCAGGCCGATAGCGGGCGCATCTTCATCGGCGGGCGCGAGGTGAAGATCACCTCCTCCTCCGACGCGATCCAGAAAGGCATCGGCATGGTGCATCAGCACTTCATGCTGGTGCACAATTTCACGGTTCTGGAAAACGTGATCCTGGGTGCCGAAGACGCGCCGCTTCTCAACCGCTCCATCGCCAATGCGCGCTCGGAGCTTGAACGGCTGGAGCGCGATTACGGGCTGGAAGTCGATCCCGACGCCATTGTCGAGGAACTGCCGGTCGGCCTTCAGCAGCGCGTGGAAATTCTCAAAGCGCTTTATCGCGGTGCGGATATTCTCATTCTCGACGAACCGACCGGCGTGCTGACGCCTGCGGAGGCCGATCACCTTTTCCGCATCCTGCGCCAGCTCAAGGACGAGGGCAAAACGGTCATCCTCATCACGCACAAGCTGCGCGAGATCATGGCCGTCACCGACAATGTCTCCGTCATGCGCCAGGGCCAGATGGTCGCCACACGCAAGACGCAGGAAACCAGCGTGGAGGAACTGGCCGAACTGATGGTCGGCCGCCGCGTGCTTCTGCAGGTGGAGAAAGGCGAGGCAAAGCCCGGCGAGGTTCTGCTTTCCGTCAAGAACCTGACGGTGAGGGATTCGCGCGGCGTGACCATGGTGGAGAATGTCTCCTTCGATGTGCGCGCAGGCGAAATCGTGGGCATTGCAGGCGTGGCCGGCAACGGACAGACGGAACTTCTCGACACGATCACGGGTATCCGCAAGGCGGAAAACGGCACGGTGACGCTCGATGGCGCGCCGGTGGATCTGACGGGCGAAGCCGACCCTGCCGATCTGCGCCAGCGCGGGATGGCCCATGTCCCCGAAGACCGCCACCATGTCGGCCTCGTACTCGCCTTCGAGGAAAACGAGAACGCCATGCTCGGCTATCACGGGCAGGAGAAATACCGCAAAGGCATGCTGCTCGACATCAAGGCCATGCGCGAGGACGCGGTCGAGAAGATCGAGAAATACGACATCCGCCCACCCGATCCGCGCCTGAAGACGGCCAATTTCTCCGGTGGCAACCAGCAGAAGATCGTGCTGGCCCGCGAGATCGAGCAGGACCCGAAGGTGCTGATCGTCGGCCAGCCCACCCGCGGCGTGGATGTCGGTGCCATCGAATTCATCCACAAACGCCTGATCGAGATGCGCGATGCGGGCAAGGCCGTGGTTCTTGTCTCCGTCGAACTCGACGAAATCCGCTCGCTCTCCGACCGTATCCTCGTCATGTTCGCCGGCCGAATAGTCGGCGAGCGCGGGCCGGAAGCCACCGAAGGCGAACTCGGCCTGCTGATGGCCGGCGTTGAAGAAAAGGAAGCGGCGGAATGA
- a CDS encoding ABC transporter permease, which yields MSAPYAKLPAWADYGLIPLINLLVAFFVAGLVVLLVGENPFRAAMILIDGALGRGQNIAYTLYYATSFIFTGLAVAVAFHCSLFNIGGEGQAYVGGLGVALVALAFDNILPWWLTFPLAIAGAAVFGAAWAFIPAYFQAKRGSHIVITTIMFNFIAASLMVYLLVNVLKPAGLQAPQTRTFAEGAHLPKLNFMLEWFGFTIRSAPFNLSFLLALLSAFGVWVLIWRTKLGYEIRMRGHSPEAARYAGVSETRIIIITMLISGALAGMMALNPVMGDQHRLQIDFVTGAGFVGIAVALMGRSHPAGIVPAAILFGMLYQGGAELAFEMPGISRDMIVIIQGLVILFAGALEHMFRPSVQALFAGFNAADRDRSDAQGERA from the coding sequence ATGAGTGCGCCTTATGCGAAATTGCCCGCATGGGCCGATTACGGGCTGATCCCGCTCATCAATCTTCTGGTTGCCTTTTTCGTGGCGGGACTTGTGGTTCTGCTGGTGGGCGAGAACCCGTTTCGTGCGGCCATGATCCTCATCGACGGCGCATTGGGGCGGGGGCAGAACATTGCCTATACGCTCTATTACGCCACGAGCTTCATCTTCACCGGGCTTGCGGTAGCGGTGGCGTTCCACTGCAGCCTGTTCAATATCGGCGGTGAGGGACAGGCTTATGTGGGCGGGCTCGGCGTGGCGCTGGTCGCGCTTGCCTTCGACAATATCCTGCCCTGGTGGTTGACCTTCCCGCTGGCGATTGCGGGAGCTGCCGTCTTTGGTGCGGCATGGGCCTTCATTCCCGCCTATTTCCAGGCCAAGCGCGGATCGCATATCGTCATCACGACGATCATGTTCAACTTCATCGCAGCCAGCCTGATGGTCTATCTGCTGGTGAATGTGTTGAAGCCCGCGGGCCTGCAGGCGCCGCAGACGCGCACCTTTGCCGAAGGCGCACATCTGCCGAAACTCAACTTCATGCTGGAATGGTTCGGCTTCACGATCCGTTCGGCTCCGTTCAACCTGTCCTTCCTGCTGGCACTGCTTTCTGCCTTCGGTGTCTGGGTTCTCATCTGGCGCACAAAGCTTGGCTACGAGATCCGCATGCGTGGCCACAGCCCCGAGGCTGCGCGCTATGCCGGTGTGAGCGAGACGCGCATCATCATCATCACCATGCTGATTTCCGGCGCTCTTGCTGGCATGATGGCGCTCAATCCGGTGATGGGCGACCAGCACCGGCTGCAGATCGACTTCGTGACCGGTGCCGGTTTCGTGGGAATTGCCGTGGCGCTGATGGGACGCTCGCATCCCGCAGGCATCGTGCCGGCGGCGATCCTGTTTGGCATGCTCTATCAGGGCGGGGCGGAGCTCGCCTTCGAAATGCCCGGCATCTCGCGCGACATGATCGTGATCATCCAGGGTCTCGTCATCCTGTTTGCCGGGGCGCTGGAGCACATGTTCCGCCCATCGGTGCAGGCGCTGTTTGCAGGGTTCAACGCGGCAGATCGCGACCGAAGCGACGCCCAAGGGGAGCGTGCCTGA
- a CDS encoding ABC transporter permease, with amino-acid sequence MEFFDTLIAVLDSTVRLSVPLLLAALAGLYSERSGVFDIGLEGKMLAGAFAAGAAAAVTASAWIGLAAAVVVSVFFALVHGFASITHRGNQIVSGVAINFIAAGSTIILGQAWFSQGGRTPLLGAEGRFNAIHLPFADAVRDVPIIGPIYAELISGHSLLVYVAFLLVPFTWWVMFRTRFGLRLRAVGENPAAVDTAGISVGWLRYRAVMCTGILTGLAGTYLALAQNAGFVKDMTAGRGFIALAALIFAKWKPVPVMFACLLFGFLDAFAIRIQGTPLPLIGRVPVQFMQALPYILTVILLAGFIGKAVPPRAGGTPYVKER; translated from the coding sequence ATGGAATTCTTCGACACGCTGATTGCCGTTCTCGACTCCACCGTCCGCCTTTCCGTGCCGCTGCTGCTGGCCGCACTTGCGGGACTTTATTCGGAGCGTTCGGGCGTTTTCGATATTGGCCTTGAAGGCAAGATGCTGGCCGGCGCCTTTGCCGCCGGTGCTGCCGCTGCCGTGACCGCCAGCGCCTGGATCGGCCTTGCCGCTGCCGTCGTGGTCTCGGTATTCTTTGCGCTGGTGCATGGTTTTGCCTCCATCACGCATCGCGGCAACCAGATCGTTTCCGGCGTCGCCATCAACTTCATCGCGGCCGGCTCGACGATCATTCTGGGCCAGGCCTGGTTCAGCCAAGGCGGGCGCACACCGCTTCTGGGCGCGGAAGGCCGCTTCAACGCCATCCACCTGCCCTTCGCGGATGCGGTTCGTGACGTGCCGATCATCGGTCCGATCTATGCCGAGCTGATCTCCGGTCACTCGCTTCTCGTCTATGTCGCTTTCCTGCTGGTGCCCTTCACATGGTGGGTGATGTTCCGCACGCGCTTTGGCCTTCGCCTGCGCGCGGTCGGTGAAAATCCGGCTGCCGTTGATACGGCGGGCATCTCTGTTGGCTGGCTGCGTTATCGCGCCGTCATGTGCACGGGCATCCTCACCGGTCTTGCGGGCACCTATCTTGCGCTGGCGCAGAATGCGGGCTTCGTGAAGGACATGACGGCAGGGCGCGGCTTCATCGCGCTGGCCGCCCTCATCTTCGCCAAGTGGAAGCCGGTGCCGGTGATGTTCGCCTGCCTGCTGTTCGGTTTCCTCGATGCTTTCGCAATCCGCATTCAGGGCACGCCGCTGCCGCTGATCGGGCGCGTCCCGGTTCAGTTCATGCAGGCACTGCCTTACATCCTGACCGTGATCCTGCTTGCCGGCTTCATCGGCAAGGCTGTGCCTCCACGTGCGGGTGGCACGCCTTATGTGAAGGAGCGCTAG
- a CDS encoding cytidine deaminase, whose translation MAEDLFEAAKSAMAKAYAPYSRFPVGAALRTTDGAVHAGCNIENASYPEGWCAETTALGHLIMGGGGKVAEVAVVAEKMERIMPCGGCRQRLSEFVTEDAVLHLCTMEGVVESVPFSSIFPRGFDLEQNR comes from the coding sequence ATGGCAGAAGATCTGTTCGAGGCCGCGAAATCGGCCATGGCCAAGGCCTATGCGCCCTATTCGCGTTTTCCGGTCGGTGCAGCACTTCGCACCACCGATGGGGCCGTTCATGCCGGCTGCAATATCGAGAATGCATCCTATCCGGAAGGCTGGTGTGCCGAGACGACCGCGCTGGGGCACCTCATCATGGGCGGCGGCGGCAAGGTCGCGGAAGTGGCCGTGGTCGCAGAGAAGATGGAACGCATCATGCCCTGTGGCGGATGCCGCCAGCGGCTTTCCGAATTCGTGACGGAGGACGCGGTTCTGCATCTTTGCACCATGGAAGGCGTGGTTGAGAGCGTGCCTTTCTCGTCCATCTTTCCTCGTGGCTTTGATCTGGAGCAGAACCGGTGA